The following nucleotide sequence is from Caldalkalibacillus thermarum.
AGGCTCCTTCATGCAGGGAGCCTTCAATTGACGTATCCAATCATATGACGTATACATTATAGTTGCAGGGGGTGGCTTATGGAAGGATATATTCTTGTTTACTTTGAAGAATATGAACAGCTTGCCTTTTTAATCAGTATATTGCTCAATATTATCGTAGCGGTGCTGGGGGTCATTCCCAGTTTCTTTTTAACGGCAGCGAACATAATCTTTTTTGGTTTCTGGAAAGGAACTTTGATTTCTTTTCTCGGGGAATCCGTGGGAGCGATCGTTGCTTTTTATTTATACCGTAAAGGATTCCGGAAAATGTCGCAGAAACATTTACAAAAGTACCCCAGAGTGGGACGATTGTTTAACACCCGGGGCACGGAAGCCTTTTATCTG
It contains:
- a CDS encoding TVP38/TMEM64 family protein, which gives rise to MEGYILVYFEEYEQLAFLISILLNIIVAVLGVIPSFFLTAANIIFFGFWKGTLISFLGESVGAIVAFYLYRKGFRKMSQKHLQKYPRVGRLFNTRGTEAFYLVFSLRLLPFVPASLVTFAAAIGNISFLLFTIASTTGKIPALLIEAYSVYQVTQFEWQGKIILSLAAVYILYWVWRRRKTASPV